The Syngnathus scovelli strain Florida chromosome 13, RoL_Ssco_1.2, whole genome shotgun sequence genome has a window encoding:
- the gng10 gene encoding guanine nucleotide-binding protein G(I)/G(S)/G(O) subunit gamma-10 — translation MTSNSSLSSMRRLVEQLKLEASVERIKVSQAAAELQQFCLQNAGRDALLVGVPAGSNPFREPRSCTVV, via the exons ATGACCTCCAATTCCAGTTTATCCAGTATGCGTCGGCTCGTGGAGCAGCTGAAGCTTGAGGCCAGCGTGGAGAGGATAAAG GTGTCGCAGGCTGCTGCGGAGTTGCAGCAGTTTTGTCTGCAGAACGCAGGCAGGGACGCTCTGCTGGTGGGCGTCCCTGCAGGAAGCAACCCCTTCCGAGAGCCACGATCCTGCACGGTGGTGTGA
- the rxfp3 gene encoding relaxin-3 receptor 1, producing MSGEPPEQGSAWNFNESANATTNRSCHSHFHSTELGSESGLDGAAAVRIIISVVYSLVCALGLVGNVLVLYLMKSKHAWRKSPINLFVTSLALTDFQFVLTLPFWAVENALDFTWLFGRVMCKTVSYVTAMNMYASVFFLTAMSVARYSSLASALHGRRGGRHRRRLLFPLRRCGAARCVAASIWVAAACAALPHAVFSTTVRVSGEEDLCLVKFPESERTSAQVWLGLYHSQKVLLGFVAPLIIISACYLLLLRFVAANNDINKSSANRRAKVTKSVTIVVLSFFLCWLPNQALTAWGILIKLNVVHFTYEYYTTQVYVFPVSVCLAHSNSCLNPVLYCLMRREFRKALKKLFRRITSPALTTIRPITGTTKPEGDEQGRGEPVGAPRESPQEPAAVIFYPPGAAM from the coding sequence ATGTCCGGGGAACCTCCAGAACAAGGATCGGCTTGGAACTTTAACGAGAGCGCCAACGCCACCACAAACCGCTCCTGCCACTCTCACTTCCACTCGACCGAACTCGGGTCCGAGTCGGGCTTGGATGGCGCTGCGGCGGTGCGCATCATCATCTCGGTGGTCTACTCGTTGGTGTGCGCGCTGGGGCTGGTGGGGAACGTTCTGGTGCTCTACCTGATGAAGAGCAAGCACGCTTGGAGGAAGTCCCCCATCAACTTGTTTGTCACCAGCCTGGCGCTCACCGACTTCCAGTTCGTGCTCACGCTGCCCTTTTGGGCGGTGGAGAACGCGTTGGATTTCACATGGCTCTTCGGGCGCGTCATGTGCAAGACGGTGTCCTACGTGACGGCCATGAACATGTACGCCAGCGTCTTCTTCCTCACTGCCATGAGCGTGGCGCGCTATAGTTCCTTAGCGTCGGCGCTCCATGGCCGGCGCGGTGGACGCCATCGGCGGCGCCTCCTCTTCCCACTACGGCGCTGCGGCGCGGCGCGCTGCGTGGCCGCTTCCATCTGGGTGGCAGCCGCCTGCGCTGCGCTCCCGCACGCGGTTTTCTCCACCACGGTGCGCGTATCCGGCGAGGAGGACTTGTGTTTGGTGAAATTCCCGGAGAGCGAGCGCACCAGCGCGCAAGTCTGGTTGGGACTCTACCACTCGCAGAAGGTCCTCCTGGGCTTCGTGGCTCCTCTCATCATCATCTCGGCGTGCTACCTGCTCCTTTTACGCTTCGTGGCGGCCAACAACGACATCAACAAATCGAGCGCAAATAGACGCGCTAAGGTGACCAAGTCGGTCACCATCGTGGTGCTCTCCTTCTTCTTGTGCTGGCTACCCAACCAAGCGCTGACAGCTTGGGGGATCCTCATCAAGCTTAACGTGGTGCACTTCACCTACGAGTATTACACCACGCAAGTTTACGTGTTCCCCGTGTCCGTGTGCTTGGCGCACTCCAACAGTTGCCTCAACCCGGTGCTCTACTGCCTGATGCGCCGCGAGTTCCGCAAGGCGCTTAAGAAACTCTTCCGTCGGATCACATCGCCTGCTCTCACCACCATCAGGCCCATCACAGGCACCACCAAGCCTGAGGGGGACGAGCAGGGGCGCGGCGAGCCTGTCGGGGCGCCCCGGGAAAGTCCACAGGAGCCCGCCGCGGTGATCTTCTATCCTCCAGGAGCGGCTATGTAG
- the btc gene encoding probetacellulin, whose amino-acid sequence MAKVYGLYVAILTVLALHDCSLASWNTTDKAVNQTEGPCRRQGNGDNCTAPTLDTGQWDGHFSKCPHELHHYCIHGECRYIKDQKTPSCRCQYGYIGSRCEYVDLDGRIGERKQIIIICVIAALVVLILLIVFVFVCSRRRFRCCRKRRRRREEPKNGTEKLNMMATKTLPVTSDSGEPLNNNAV is encoded by the exons ATGGCCAAAGTATATGGACTCTATGTTGCAATATTGACAG TGCTGGCCTTGCATGATTGTTCTTTAGCCAGCTGGAACACCACTGACAAGGCCGTCAATCAAACGGAGGGCCCCTGCCGTCGCCAGGGCAACGGAGACAACTGCACAG CGCCTACTCTGGACACGGGACAGTGGGATGGACACTTCAGCAAATGTCCGCATGAACTCCATCACTACTGTATCCATGGAGAGTGTCGCTACATTAAAGACCAAAAGACACCGTCTTGCAG GTGTCAGTACGGTTACATCGGTTCCAGGTGTGAGTACGTGGACCTGGACGGGCGGATAGGAGAGAGAAAGCAGATCATCATCATCTGCGTTATCGCGGCACTCGTGGTCCTTATTCTtctcattgtgtttgtttttgtctgttCACG TCGCAGATTTCGATGTTGCCGGAAGAGGAGACGGCGGCGGGAGGAACCGAAGAACGGGACGGAGAAACTAAACATGATGGCTACCAAAACGCTTCCGGTAACATCGGACTCAGGGGAGCCTCTAAACAATAACGCCGTTTGA